The Caulobacter vibrioides sequence GTCTCGCTACAGCGTGCGGATCGAGGCGGACGGAAAGTTCCCGCATCTGCTCAGCAACGGGAACCTGGTGGCGACCGGCTCGCTGGAGGGCGGTCGCCATTTCGCCGAGTGGTCCGATCCCTTCCCCAAGCCAAGCTATCTCTTCGCCCTGGTCGCCGGCGATCTCGACGTTCTGATCGACAAGTTCATCACGATGAGCGGCCGTGAAGTCGCCCTGCGCGTGTTCGTAGACCCCGGTCAGGCGTCGCGCGCCGCCTATGCGCTGGACAGCCTGAAGCGCGCCATGAAGTGGGACGAGGAGGTGTTCGGTCGCGAGTACGACCTGGATCTCTTCATGATCGTCGCCGTGCGCGACTTCAACTTCGGGGCCATGGAGAACAAGGGGCTGAACATCTTCAACAGCTCGCTGCTCCTGGCCGATCCCCAAACGGCGACCGACCTCGACTATGAGCGGATCGAGGCCGTGGTCGCCCACGAATACTTCCACAACTGGACGGGCAATCGCATCACCTGCCGCGACTGGTTCCAGCTGTGCCTGAAGGAAGGCTTCACGGTCTTCCGCGACCAGGGCTTCAGCGCCGACATGCGCGGCGCGGCCGTACAGCGGATCAAGGATGTCCGCGCGCTGCGCGCCCGCCAGTTCGCCGAGGACGCCGGTCCCCTCGCCCACCCCGTCCGTCCGTCCAGCTACCTGAAGATCGACAACTTCTACACCGCGACCATCTATGAGAAGGGCGCGGAGATCATCCGGATGCTGAAGGCCATCCTGGGCGCGGCCGCGTTCCGGAAGGGCTGCGACCTCTACTTCCAGCGCCACGATGGCGAAGCGACGACGGTGGAGGCGTTCATCGCCTGCTTCGCCGAAGCCTCCGGCCGCGACCTTTCGGGCTTCTTTGGCTGGTACGAGCAGGCCGGCACCCCATCGGTCACCATCGAGACCGCCTATGACGCCGCCGCTGGCGCGCTGACCCTGACCCTGGCCCAGACGACGCTCCCGACGCCGGGCCAACCCGTGAAGAAGCCCCTGCCGATTCCGATCGCCATCGGCTTGCTCGCATCGGACGGGCGCGTGCTTCGCGACACGGAGATCGTCGTCCTCGACCAGGCGCGGATGACGGTGCGGTGGGACAAGATCCCCGAGCCGCCGGTGCTCTCGGCGCTTCGCGGGTTCTCCGCCCCGGTGAACCTTTCGACCGACGCGCGCCCCTCGGACCGCTACGTCCTGTTCGGGTCGGACACCGACCTGTTCAATCGTTGGGAGGCCGGCCAGACCCTGGCGCGGGACCTGATCCTGACGCGCACGGCCGGCGCGCCTGACGAGGTCGGCGAGGAACGCTACGCCGACGCCCTGGGTCGCGCGCTCGCGGACGACGCCGCCGAGCCGGCGTTCAAGGCGCTGTTGCTGGCGCTGCCGTCCGAGCCGGATCTGGCTCTGATGTTCGAGGCCGCCGACCCGGCCGCCCTGCACGAGGCCCGCGATCATCTTCGCACCCGCATCGCGGTGCATCTGGGCGACCTGCTGCGCCGCCTCCACGGCGAAATGCAGATCGACGGAGAGTTCTCGCCTGCGGCTTCCGCAGCCGGTCGCCGGGCCCTTCGCAACGCCTGCGCCGAAGCCCTCTCGGCCGACAACCACGCCGACAACCTCACACGCCTGCTCGGCCATTTCAGCGCGGCGCGCAACATGACCGACATGATCGGCGGCCTCTATCCGATGGTCGCCATGGGCGGGGTCCCGCGTGAAAAGGCCCTCGACAGTTTCCATCACGCCTGGCGGAGCGAACCGCTGGTGCTGGACAAGTGGTTCGCCGTGCAAGGCCGCGATCCGAACCCGGACGCCCTCGAACGCGTGATCGCCCTGACCCGGCACCCCGACTTTGAGCCCACCAATCCCAATCGGCTGCGCGCCCTCGTCTCGACCTTCGCCAACTTCAATCCCGCGCGGTTCCATGACCCCAGCGGCGCGGGCTATGCGTTTCTGACGGACGAGATTCTCAAGGTCGACGCGTTCAATCCGATGACGGCGGCGCGACTAGTCGAGCCCTTGGGCGGTTGGCGGCGCTACAAGCCTGAGCTGGGCGACCTGATGCGCGCCCAGTTGGAACGTATCGTGGCCCACCCCAATCTGTCCAAGAATGTCCTCGAACTGGCCAGCAAGGCGCTCGCCTGACGAGTCTGCGCTAAGGCGCGCGCACCCCGGATTGCGACCAATAGGCTCACACGTTCGAAATCCAGCGCTTCAGCGGTGACGCGCACGGCGGCGGTGCGTTAGATTCACGCTCTGGCGAAGTGACTCGCCATGGGGTTCCACGGGAGTTCGGGCGCGTTGAACAAGGGCATGGCCAGACACGGAGGGCCGGCGGCAGCCGGGCCGACCGCGCCCTCGGCTGTTCGCGCCAAGCCCGTAGGCGCGCCGTCTCAGGCGCTCGTGCGCGTCACGATCCTCGCAGCGCTCCTCCTTTTGGCCGTCTACACGGCGTTCGGCGTCCATCGGC is a genomic window containing:
- the pepN gene encoding aminopeptidase N, whose translation is MRTDTPQAVSLADYRPFPFAIETTRLVFDLHPTRTRVTAELSVRRTGAEGEPLVLNGERLTLVSIAIDGQTLDPTQYVVDAEHLTLAKTPDQFVLTTEVEIDPSSNKALMGLYMSGGRFCTQCEAEGFRTITYFPDRPDVLSRYSVRIEADGKFPHLLSNGNLVATGSLEGGRHFAEWSDPFPKPSYLFALVAGDLDVLIDKFITMSGREVALRVFVDPGQASRAAYALDSLKRAMKWDEEVFGREYDLDLFMIVAVRDFNFGAMENKGLNIFNSSLLLADPQTATDLDYERIEAVVAHEYFHNWTGNRITCRDWFQLCLKEGFTVFRDQGFSADMRGAAVQRIKDVRALRARQFAEDAGPLAHPVRPSSYLKIDNFYTATIYEKGAEIIRMLKAILGAAAFRKGCDLYFQRHDGEATTVEAFIACFAEASGRDLSGFFGWYEQAGTPSVTIETAYDAAAGALTLTLAQTTLPTPGQPVKKPLPIPIAIGLLASDGRVLRDTEIVVLDQARMTVRWDKIPEPPVLSALRGFSAPVNLSTDARPSDRYVLFGSDTDLFNRWEAGQTLARDLILTRTAGAPDEVGEERYADALGRALADDAAEPAFKALLLALPSEPDLALMFEAADPAALHEARDHLRTRIAVHLGDLLRRLHGEMQIDGEFSPAASAAGRRALRNACAEALSADNHADNLTRLLGHFSAARNMTDMIGGLYPMVAMGGVPREKALDSFHHAWRSEPLVLDKWFAVQGRDPNPDALERVIALTRHPDFEPTNPNRLRALVSTFANFNPARFHDPSGAGYAFLTDEILKVDAFNPMTAARLVEPLGGWRRYKPELGDLMRAQLERIVAHPNLSKNVLELASKALA